The following proteins come from a genomic window of Micromonospora zamorensis:
- a CDS encoding alpha-L-fucosidase, producing the protein MTRTLRRRARASGATLAALALLATCLVQLTPRAAPAAAAPGDGTITGVASGRCVDVPGAATTDGTALILWDCTAATNQIWTRQADNTIRNRGKCLAPASTTAGAAATITTCGTATNQRWTYDTTTRTLRNQATGTCLDANGGATANNTRLILWPCATATNQQWRVAAADYQPLLDVGFSGTFTSTTGYTPSTGELVDGQLTRLAGSEVISGTTVTLTGGGTGIGFTPRIPVTSAKYVNKSLLAEAVVRRQSGATITFDTLLSLAGGGYYRYASGSQTTTEFGMYGPDAPYHDTRQSGPNLADTQDTHVALAYEYVSDTAARLVAYVNGCQVGTTVTTPVAAANASQGLLAFGNDAGARNRGWHGTLDAVALASMTGAAGPADFQLDAPVCGGTPPPPGCASDPGSSGPVTPATVITVDRCDTLDRIRQKAAQVTPSAAQLAWQQRELTAFLHYGMNTFTDVEWGSGNEDPAQFNPTVVNPTQWIDVLKRNGFKQVILTVKHHDGFLLYPSRYSTHSVRSSPWWGRTSQNDILRATVDAARSAGLAVGFYLSPADGAEIPGRRGGDRFGNGSAKRNVTIPTLVAGDTRAPTQTYTYQADDYNAYFLNQLYELLTEYGPMAEVWFDGANPYTAYPQPYQVGDWYRLIRALQPGATIAINGPDVRWVGSESGAFRADEWSALPFKGADPGALNRDDDMLSGAASGDLGSSALIGRNLGTVTYLSWYPAEADVSIRPGWFWHAGQNGSVKQPAALMQLYENAVGRNANLLLNVPPNRAGVIDAPDVTALDGFGTAQRARYGRELFATAGATGTHAALTDTALGTYWSPSGGATTGAVELTACRARTFDRLLLQESVGNGQRIEAFAVDAWINGGWQQVAAAGTVGYKRIVPLTAAVNSDRLRLRVTAARGVPQVATLTAYATDSTANPASC; encoded by the coding sequence ATGACCCGCACCCTGCGCCGCCGCGCGCGCGCAAGCGGCGCCACCCTGGCCGCCCTGGCCCTGCTCGCCACCTGCCTGGTCCAGCTCACCCCACGGGCGGCACCGGCCGCCGCGGCCCCGGGGGACGGCACGATCACGGGAGTGGCCAGCGGACGCTGTGTCGACGTGCCCGGCGCCGCCACCACCGACGGCACCGCCCTGATCCTCTGGGACTGCACCGCAGCGACCAACCAGATCTGGACCCGCCAAGCCGACAACACCATCCGCAACCGCGGCAAATGCCTCGCCCCCGCCAGCACCACAGCCGGCGCCGCCGCCACCATCACCACCTGCGGCACCGCCACCAACCAACGCTGGACCTACGACACCACCACCAGAACCCTGCGCAACCAGGCCACCGGCACCTGCCTCGACGCCAACGGCGGTGCCACCGCCAACAACACCAGACTCATCCTCTGGCCCTGCGCCACCGCCACCAACCAGCAGTGGCGCGTCGCGGCGGCTGACTACCAACCGCTGCTCGACGTCGGCTTCAGCGGCACGTTCACCTCCACCACCGGCTACACCCCCTCGACCGGGGAACTGGTCGACGGGCAGCTCACCCGGCTGGCCGGCAGTGAGGTGATCAGCGGTACGACCGTCACGCTCACCGGAGGGGGCACCGGCATCGGGTTCACCCCACGGATCCCGGTGACCAGCGCGAAGTACGTCAACAAGAGCCTGCTGGCCGAGGCGGTCGTACGCCGACAGAGCGGCGCCACGATCACCTTCGACACGCTGCTCAGCCTCGCCGGCGGCGGCTACTACCGCTACGCCAGTGGCTCGCAGACCACTACCGAGTTCGGCATGTACGGGCCGGACGCGCCGTACCACGACACCCGGCAGAGCGGGCCGAACCTGGCCGACACGCAGGACACCCACGTGGCGTTGGCCTACGAGTACGTGAGTGACACCGCGGCACGGCTCGTCGCGTACGTCAACGGCTGCCAGGTGGGCACCACAGTCACCACACCGGTGGCGGCGGCCAACGCGTCGCAGGGTCTGCTGGCCTTCGGCAACGACGCCGGCGCTCGCAACCGCGGCTGGCACGGCACGCTGGACGCCGTCGCCCTCGCGTCGATGACCGGCGCCGCCGGTCCGGCCGACTTCCAGCTCGACGCGCCGGTCTGTGGTGGCACCCCGCCGCCCCCCGGCTGCGCGAGCGACCCGGGCAGCAGCGGCCCGGTCACACCGGCCACCGTCATCACCGTCGACCGGTGCGACACTCTCGACCGGATCCGGCAGAAGGCAGCCCAGGTCACACCGTCAGCCGCCCAACTGGCCTGGCAACAACGCGAGCTGACGGCGTTCCTGCACTACGGCATGAACACCTTCACCGACGTCGAATGGGGCAGTGGGAACGAGGACCCGGCCCAGTTCAACCCCACGGTGGTCAACCCGACACAGTGGATCGACGTGCTCAAGCGCAACGGTTTCAAGCAGGTCATCCTCACCGTCAAGCACCACGACGGGTTCCTGCTCTACCCGTCGCGATACAGCACCCACTCGGTGCGCAGCAGCCCCTGGTGGGGCCGGACCAGCCAGAACGACATCCTTCGCGCCACAGTCGACGCCGCCCGCTCGGCCGGTCTCGCCGTGGGCTTCTACCTCTCCCCCGCCGACGGCGCGGAGATCCCTGGCCGGCGCGGCGGCGACCGGTTCGGCAACGGCAGTGCCAAGCGGAACGTCACCATCCCGACGCTCGTCGCCGGGGACACCCGCGCCCCGACGCAGACGTACACGTACCAGGCCGACGACTACAACGCCTACTTCCTCAACCAGCTCTACGAGCTGCTCACCGAGTACGGGCCGATGGCCGAGGTGTGGTTCGACGGCGCCAACCCGTACACCGCGTACCCGCAGCCGTACCAGGTCGGTGACTGGTACCGGCTGATCCGGGCCCTGCAACCAGGCGCCACGATCGCGATCAACGGCCCGGACGTGCGCTGGGTCGGCTCCGAGTCCGGGGCGTTCCGGGCCGACGAGTGGAGCGCACTGCCGTTCAAGGGCGCCGATCCCGGCGCGTTGAACCGTGACGACGACATGCTCAGCGGTGCCGCGTCGGGTGACCTGGGTTCCAGCGCGCTGATCGGACGCAACCTGGGGACTGTCACGTACCTGTCCTGGTATCCGGCCGAGGCGGACGTGTCCATCCGACCCGGCTGGTTCTGGCACGCCGGCCAGAACGGCTCGGTCAAGCAGCCGGCCGCGCTGATGCAGCTCTACGAGAACGCGGTGGGTCGCAACGCCAACCTGCTGCTCAACGTCCCGCCGAACCGGGCCGGCGTGATCGACGCGCCGGACGTCACGGCCCTCGACGGGTTCGGCACCGCACAACGCGCCCGGTACGGCCGGGAGCTGTTCGCCACGGCGGGTGCGACCGGCACCCACGCCGCCCTCACCGACACGGCCCTGGGCACGTACTGGTCGCCCTCGGGTGGTGCCACCACCGGCGCTGTCGAACTGACCGCCTGCCGGGCCCGCACGTTCGACCGGCTCCTGCTGCAGGAGTCGGTCGGCAACGGCCAGCGCATCGAGGCGTTCGCCGTGGACGCCTGGATCAACGGCGGCTGGCAACAGGTCGCCGCCGCCGGAACGGTCGGATACAAGCGGATCGTGCCGCTGACCGCCGCCGTGAACAGCGACCGGCTGCGGCTGCGGGTCACCGCCGCGCGCGGTGTCCCGCAGGTCGCGACTCTCACCGCGTACGCCACCGACAGCACCGCCAACCCGGCGTCCTGCTGA
- a CDS encoding glycosyl hydrolase family 95 catalytic domain-containing protein: MPVIGRTQTILRAAAAALLVAAALTAASANSAPAEAAADPGLALWYDEPAANWESNALPLGNGALGAMVFGGIQTERLQLNEKTLWTGGPGTSGYNHGNWTSPRPGALTGVQAQIDRDTRMAPGSVATALGQPATGFGSYQNLADMYLDMTGTPATVSDYRRELDLAEATARVGYSYGGVSYQREYFASHPRNVIVTRLSASQAGKVSFVLRTASAQPGSTVTVANGRITVRGALPGNGLTHETQYRVVTTGGTRTDGTDRITVTGADSAFIVLSAATSYADTYPSYRGADPHAQVTQAVDGAAASTVAALRAAHLADYKSLFDRVRLNVGGQMPNVPTDELRSAYTGAAGRAQDRALESLYFSFGRYLLISSSRGGSLPANLQGIWNNSNTPPWQADYHTNINVQMNYWPAETTNLAETATPLFDFIDALRAPGRVTAQNIYGTSGWVTHLSTNPYGFTGVQDWATAFWFPEAAAWLCQHLYEHYRFTRDTTFLRDQAYPAMKEAAEFWRANLHLDPRDGRLVVSPSYSPEQGDFSAGASMSEQIVWDLLTNTIEASATLGVDATLRGQWQTTLNKLDPGLRVGSWGQLQEWKADWDSPTNDHRHVSHLYALHPGRQISPSTTPALANAARVSLTARGDGGTGWSKAWKINFWARLLDGDHAHKMLSEQLKSSTLANLFDTHPPFQIDGNFGATAGMAEMLLQSQNGVVDVLPAVPAAWPTGSVSGLRARGNITVDTEWRNRLASRITLTAGNSGSLTVRNPMLATASLVDLTTNQAVPVNRTGDRVTFTAEAGHRYQAVSDAATGTIAGVASGRCVDVPGAATTDGTALILWDCTAATNQIWTRQADNTIRNRGKCLAPASTTAGAAATITTCGTATNQRWTYDTTTKTLRNQATGTCLDANGGATANNTRLILWPCTTATNQQWLV, from the coding sequence ATGCCTGTCATCGGCCGTACCCAGACGATCCTGCGAGCCGCAGCAGCGGCTCTTCTCGTGGCCGCGGCCCTGACCGCCGCGTCCGCGAACTCCGCTCCGGCCGAAGCAGCCGCCGACCCCGGGCTGGCGCTCTGGTACGACGAGCCCGCCGCCAACTGGGAGAGCAACGCGCTTCCGCTGGGCAACGGTGCGCTCGGCGCCATGGTCTTCGGTGGCATCCAGACCGAACGCCTGCAACTCAACGAGAAGACACTCTGGACGGGTGGACCCGGCACCAGCGGCTACAACCACGGCAACTGGACGTCACCACGGCCCGGAGCCCTGACCGGCGTGCAGGCTCAGATCGACCGGGACACACGGATGGCACCTGGCTCGGTCGCCACGGCACTCGGTCAGCCGGCGACCGGATTCGGCTCGTACCAGAACCTCGCCGACATGTACCTCGACATGACCGGCACCCCGGCCACCGTGAGCGACTATCGTCGCGAGCTGGATCTCGCCGAGGCCACCGCTCGCGTCGGATACTCCTACGGCGGGGTGTCCTACCAGCGCGAGTACTTCGCCAGCCACCCCCGCAACGTGATCGTCACCCGGCTGTCGGCCAGCCAGGCCGGCAAGGTCTCCTTCGTCCTGCGTACCGCCTCGGCCCAGCCCGGCAGCACCGTCACCGTGGCGAACGGTCGGATCACCGTGCGGGGCGCGCTGCCCGGCAACGGGCTGACCCACGAAACCCAGTACCGGGTGGTGACCACAGGTGGCACCCGGACCGACGGCACCGACCGGATCACCGTCACCGGCGCCGACTCGGCGTTCATCGTGCTGTCCGCCGCGACGTCGTACGCCGACACCTACCCCAGCTATCGCGGCGCCGACCCCCACGCCCAGGTCACCCAGGCGGTCGACGGCGCGGCTGCCTCGACGGTGGCGGCGCTGCGCGCGGCCCACCTCGCCGACTACAAGAGTCTCTTCGACCGCGTCCGGCTCAACGTGGGCGGGCAGATGCCGAACGTTCCCACCGACGAGCTGCGGTCGGCCTACACCGGTGCCGCTGGGCGAGCCCAGGACCGCGCGCTGGAGTCGTTGTACTTCTCCTTCGGCCGGTACCTGCTCATCTCGTCCTCCCGCGGCGGCTCCCTGCCGGCCAACCTGCAGGGCATCTGGAACAACTCCAACACCCCGCCCTGGCAGGCTGACTACCACACCAACATCAACGTCCAGATGAACTACTGGCCGGCGGAGACCACGAACCTGGCGGAGACCGCCACGCCGCTGTTCGACTTCATCGACGCCCTGCGCGCGCCAGGCCGGGTCACCGCGCAGAACATCTACGGTACGAGCGGCTGGGTCACGCACCTCAGCACCAACCCGTACGGCTTCACCGGCGTCCAGGACTGGGCCACCGCCTTCTGGTTCCCGGAGGCGGCCGCGTGGTTGTGCCAGCACCTCTACGAGCACTACCGCTTCACCCGCGACACGACGTTCCTCCGCGACCAGGCGTACCCGGCGATGAAGGAGGCCGCGGAGTTCTGGCGGGCCAACCTGCACCTCGATCCGCGCGACGGCAGGCTGGTCGTCTCGCCCAGCTACTCACCCGAGCAGGGTGACTTCTCGGCCGGCGCATCGATGAGCGAGCAGATCGTGTGGGACCTGCTCACGAACACCATCGAGGCGAGCGCCACGCTCGGCGTCGACGCCACCCTGCGCGGGCAGTGGCAGACCACCCTGAACAAGCTCGACCCCGGCCTGCGGGTCGGCTCCTGGGGTCAGTTGCAGGAGTGGAAGGCGGACTGGGACAGCCCGACCAACGACCACCGGCACGTCTCGCACCTGTACGCCCTGCACCCGGGGCGGCAGATATCACCGTCGACCACCCCCGCTCTCGCCAACGCCGCCCGCGTTTCCCTCACGGCGCGCGGCGACGGCGGCACCGGCTGGAGCAAGGCCTGGAAAATCAACTTCTGGGCCCGGCTGCTCGATGGCGACCACGCCCACAAGATGCTCAGCGAGCAGCTCAAGAGCAGCACCCTCGCCAACCTGTTCGACACCCACCCGCCGTTCCAGATCGACGGCAACTTCGGGGCCACCGCCGGAATGGCGGAGATGCTGCTGCAGAGCCAGAACGGTGTCGTCGACGTGCTGCCCGCCGTGCCGGCGGCCTGGCCCACCGGCTCGGTCAGCGGATTGCGGGCCCGCGGGAACATCACTGTGGACACCGAGTGGCGCAACCGGCTGGCCAGCCGGATCACGCTGACCGCAGGCAACAGCGGCTCCCTCACCGTACGGAATCCGATGCTGGCCACCGCCTCGCTGGTGGACCTGACCACGAACCAGGCCGTGCCGGTGAACCGGACGGGTGACCGGGTGACGTTCACGGCCGAAGCCGGGCACCGCTACCAGGCGGTCTCCGACGCCGCGACCGGCACGATCGCCGGGGTGGCCAGCGGACGTTGTGTCGACGTGCCCGGCGCCGCCACCACCGACGGCACCGCCCTGATCCTCTGGGACTGCACCGCAGCGACCAACCAGATCTGGACCCGCCAAGCCGACAACACCATCCGCAACCGCGGCAAATGCCTCGCCCCCGCCAGCACCACAGCCGGCGCCGCCGCCACCATCACCACCTGCGGCACCGCCACCAACCAACGCTGGACCTACGACACCACCACCAAAACCCTGCGCAACCAGGCCACCGGCACCTGCCTCGACGCCAACGGCGGTGCCACCGCCAACAACACCAGACTCATCCTCTGGCCCTGCACCACCGCCACCAACCAGCAGTGGCTGGTGTGA